The following proteins are co-located in the Carassius auratus strain Wakin chromosome 7, ASM336829v1, whole genome shotgun sequence genome:
- the LOC113105591 gene encoding uncharacterized protein LOC113105591, with the protein MTSEVEPEEPEVCVAAPAVAAAQSASGSGEAGTLLEVNFQKNHRQKYKYLEAEPKILGVTEIALTVFFVVSKISFYVRLSELHRFMLGLSCVGIISGSVAIASQKLHLPTIKACLGMQVVTCVAYTFCFLGTVAEPYSEIIGCWYNFNHSEITHENDVCLQIEKGFNLQYSIDQLMEVTQIVLSITIAAYCCKVIPCCAPRSHVPVIVMTPPTAAQ; encoded by the exons ATGACCA GCGAAGTTGAACCCGAGGAGCCCGAGGTTTGTGTCGCTGCTCCGGCGGTTGCTGCAGCGCAGAGCGCGAGCGGCTCGGGCGAGGCCGGGACATTACTGGAAGTTAATTTCCAGAAGAACcacagacaaaaatacaaatacctGGAGGCAGAACCCAAGATTTTAGGG GTCACCGAGATCGCGCTCACCGTCTTCTTCGTTGTTAGCAAAATTTCGTTTTATGTACGACTGTCTGAGTTACATAGATTCATGCTGGGGTTGTCATGTGTT GGCATTATTTCTGGCAGTGTGGCCATTGCATCGCAGAAacttcacctgccaaca ATTAAGGCTTGTTTGGGAATGCAGGTGGTCACATGTGTGGCATATACCTTCTGTTTTCTGGGAACTGTTGCTGAGCCATATTCAGAGATCATTGGCTGCTGGTATAATTTTAATCACAGCGAGATAACACATGAAAATGACGTATGCCTACAAATAGAG AAAGGATTTAATCTACAGTATTCAATAGATCAGCTGATGGAGGTGACTCAGATCGTCCTCTCCATCACGATAGCGGCGTACTGCTGCAAAGTGATTCCCTGCTGCGCTCCCAGATCTCATGTG cCTGTCATCGTTATGACGCCACCCACAGCTGCGCAATGA